The genomic stretch ACAGGCCCGGCGACGGACCCGCCGTGGCGGTTCATTATCCCTCCGGGAGCGGCGAGGTGAGGACCATGTTCATGGGGACCAGGTTCCTGACCTCGGGGAAAAGGGTCCTCATCATAGATGATTTTATGAGGGGCGGCAGCACTGCCGCCGGGATGCTTCTTGTCGCAAGGGAATTTAGCGCCGAGGTGATCGGGATAGGGATTTTTATCGCGGCGTCGGAACCGGAGAAAAAAGCTGTTTTCGATTATCGGTCTCTGCTGCAACTGGAGAGGGGCCCCGACGGGGTGCCGGTTGTAAGGGTGCGGCGATGATCGCCCTTTCGGGGTTTACCCGCTCTTACGGCCTGTTGTTTGACGTGGACTCTCAAGTGGGATAGAATCTCCCAATGGGAGGAGGTGGCTTGTCTCCATGAAGGTGAAGATCAATACTGAAGAGTGTATCGGTTGCGGTGTATGTGCACAGATATGCCCCGAGGTTTTTGAACTTGACGAGGACGCCGGAAAGGCAAAGGTGATCCGTCCCGAAGGGGCGGAGTGCGCCCCTGAAGCCGCTGACAGCTGCCCCGTGAGTTGTATCACCGTCGAAGAGTAGAATTACCTCGGCGATACAACGAGTTTACCCGGTTCGCGATTTTTCAAGAATGGGCCCATAGCTCAACTGGTCAGAGCCACCGGCTCATAACCGGAAGGTTCCTGGTTCGAGTCCAGGTGGGCCCACCAAGTAAAACGATGATAAAGCCACCTGAGGTGGCTTTATTTTTTAGGCGGTGAGAACAATGCTCCGGGTCAGGGATGTCATCGAAGGGATAGAAACCTTTGCCCCCTTCTCATCATGTTGTGAATGGGACAACTCCGGCCTGCAGATAGGATGTCTCGATTGGGAGGTAACTCGCCTGGCGGTCTCCCTGGACTTGACCTACAGGGCTATCGACGAAGCCT from Thermovirga sp. encodes the following:
- a CDS encoding ferredoxin: MKVKINTEECIGCGVCAQICPEVFELDEDAGKAKVIRPEGAECAPEAADSCPVSCITVEE